From Rhododendron vialii isolate Sample 1 chromosome 7a, ASM3025357v1:
GCTTGGATTTGTGAAGGACCCAGCAAGGATCAAACTTGAGTCAAAGGGatacaaaccaaacaaatgtTCAGTGTATTTTGCAAACAAATCCTTCAACTTGCTTCCTCGTGTCCAACATTTGTCTTGACTATTTATTAAAAGATAGCCTTCAATCCAGGCCTTTCGCCTTCTGTTGTACTTCAATGGGGAATCCATGGACTCAAATTTTAAGCACGCTATTACTGCTATGGGAGTGTATGTGGAAGTGATCTTTACCTGGATCTTCTTGTGATATGCTTGGTGTTCTTTATATGCTGTTTTCTGCGGCAAAGAAATGATGATAATTTGTGGCATGAGTTTTTTATGGCTCTTATTGTTGCTACATGATAATATGTTTCAATGAACATGAGAAAGCAACGTTTGTGTATCTGGCTTGAATACTAAAATTTGGGTCAAGATAATTTTTAATCCTCTTTTCCTGCCGCCATTCTGTTTCTCTGTGAAATTCCTGAATCAATGCACAGAATGAAACTATCTCTGAACAATGAACTCGAATCGCATAAACCAAAGTAGAACAAATACACGAGGCACAAGGTTTACGTGGAATGGAAAAGCCATAGGAAGGAATCATGCACTAAAAACAGTGTGATTACAAGTATTCTTACTCAATGATCGTGTATCCCCACCACGAATCCTAAGACCTACTTGCCGAATCCTCGTTCATCACACCTCTGCATAATTGCTGAATCTTGAATCCTCAAGCCTTCCAAACGAATCGCCTTTTGAGCTCCACAGAAGGACTTCACTCAAAGAATGATTGTGTTGATGTGAAAAACCTCTTGAAGATGATTCTCTAGCACTTTGTGTCCAATAGACCTTCAGTAGTCTTTGAGATCCACAAGCCCTAGCCGCCACATGTGTTTTGATATGAAAGATGAGCTCTCAGACTGAAAACGGAACTCGGCCTTTTCATGACCTAATAGGTCAATATCTATAAAGCTGTCAAAACGCAGTCAAAACATGCGACTTTTGCTTGAGCGAACGTCCCTGCTTCCAAGTACTTCTTCATTGCTTTCCAATAACACTTGACAACACGCTACGGTACTCAAAAGCAAAAGTAAATATCATTTGAGATTCCTTTCCACAACCTAGCACAGACAGTCAGACACcctaaaaataaagtaaataaacgTACAACTGGATAATCAGGGGATACAAATAAATGTGACTTTTGTTCATGAATGCGCCAACCAAAAAGGAAGCTCGGCCTATGGAGCTTACACTCTATATTCCTCTTTTTAGGGATTAATTGGGTACTTATCATCATGTGCCTTATTGTTCTAGCATGTAGAACGACCTGATTGCAGGATTTGACTCGTAACAAACCTTGTCTTTTGTTAGTCTATTTTTCATTAGTATGCCTGATTCCACATCAGATGCTCTCTTTCGATGGGAGCTCGGTGCATGAGGTATGATAACCCTGCTGTATCGGATGTAAATTAAGTGTTCATCATCATGTTGGTGCATCTCCATCTTTTTTTAACTCCCATCTAGAATTCTCACTCTATATCCATTTGGGATTATTGCTTATTCAAAGATCGTATAAGCTTGTGTTGAGTCACCTCAAACTGCCAACCTGCCGCAATGTTGTATCATCTCTGCAGttgtaaaactttttttttctttttctgctcTTGTAATctcagtactctctctctctctctctctctctctctctctctctctctctctctctctctctctcggaatTGTCCTCTTTGTTGAGCTCAATTACTTCCTTTAAGATAATAGCTTTACTCAACGTACTAATTTCTGCAACAAATCTATGCTTAAAATCAGCTTAGGGTGCTTCTGGATAGAGCTCATGCTGTTTCTAAGCTTTGGGATGATGCTCCAGTTGTCCTTTCTGGAGATTTTAACTGTACCCCAAAGGCAGGTCCATTTTGCTACTAGTTCCTTCACCTATTAAATTTCTGTTGATATTTTGTCTCAATGCTTAgccttgttctctttacaattcaaaaagaatttttcaaaaagttccccctagattccccctactttcaatatttctctctctatctctctccacttattacccctactatttttcaaaaaaaaattcaaacaccaatccaaacatagcaGTATCTTAGCATCATATTGGAGTTTGTTTGGTTCTAATGGATTTCACTTATAAGATTCCTTGTTGTCATTGTATCAGAGTCCATTGTACAATTACATAGCAGAACAGAAGGTAAAATGTTGTATTgtgtttttttactttgttaTATTCTAGGAGTTACTATGGTAAAATAAACATTCTTCTTCCTCATGCAGTTGAATCTGTCTGACCTGCCTAGAGATAAGTTATCAGGACAAGCTTCTGCTGAAATTCATCCACCAATGCAAGTCAGCCTTGGTATCAGGTAATTTTTCTCTGGTTTAAATGGTTTTCGAGCTAAGAGAGACTTTTCTTGCTTGTGCATGTTAGTTAAATTGAAAAGTGGGCAAAATACTGTAGGGCTCAGCAGGCTGATAGTAGAGGTGGAGCTCTATTGGTAGTTGATCCCAGGGAACTCAGTCGGAGTGGTTCACCATTAGTTGTGCAGCAACAGAGTCGTCCAGAAAGAAAGTCAGTAAATTTACCATCCGTAAATAGCTTATCTCAGCCTCAATGTGTTAGAACTGGGTCGAATTTGTATGCTAGTAATCCCAATAGTGGGCGATGTGGTAATGAGGAAGTAGACAGTTATAAGGATGAAACTCCAGATGGTGGCTTAAGGGAAAGTCTATGTAGTTCTCAAAACAACGTTGGGGTTTTTGTTGAACAAATGAAGAAAACTCATAGTGAAAATATCTGTTCTAATTCGATTGGGACGGAACTGATTAAAGAAACTTGTCAGGACACACTAGATGGCTGTAACAATGTATTCCATTCATTGGTCTCTATTGGTGGCTTAAAGGATACTGCTATTAGTCCTCGGAATGAAGGCAAGGTTTCTGGTGCACTAAGGAAAGATGCTTATGAATTTACTTCAGTAGATTCTCGTCATGAAGATCTGACAGTGGCAGAGCACGAGAAACAAATGCAGGCCCCCATCAATGCACAATTTGATTCATTCATTGAACCATCTGAACCTATTTTGAAGACAGAAAATAGAATCTCAAGTTGCGAAAAGAGCAAACTCTCCTCTCTGAGTTCTAATGATAATACAGATGCCATAACTGATCCTACACCTTCAGGTATTTCTTCAACTGAGATTTCCTCTTCCAGTACTGTGGAAGTCTCTGCTACGGGAAGCTCAGAAAGTTTTTCTTCTCTATTAGATGCTAAGGACAAGGATAACCCGTCTAACTTTTCTAAAGTCAATGTTTCACGTGAACTAACGAGCACAGACTACATGATTGGTGGAAAAATGGAGAATTTACCACTTGAAGACCTTCCTGAAACCGATGCTGGAGACAAAGTTTTTGATGAAGATTCTACCAAATTTCTATCGGAGCTGTGTGATGGGAATGAATCCTTTTCATCCAACATAAGCCATGCTGTAAGATCTGACTTGGTGGAATCAGATGAATCCTTCAGGAAAACTGAGCCTGATAATGCATTGAACTTTAGGTATGATCCATCCGCATGGACTCCTATGGAAATAGAAACTGCAACAGGTAACGCAGACTGCACATTCGTAGAACACCCTCTGAAGTTGAGAAGCACATATGCAGAAGTTGAGGTATTTCAATGATCCTAAGCTTCCTTGTTTCTTGTGCTACCTCCTCTTCCTTTGTGATAGTCCAAAATAAATATCGGTATTGCTTAGGTACCTGCATTcttacttttctttcttcctcaggACTGTTCAGGGACTAGAGATTCAAATGGAGAACCCCTGGTGACCAGTTACAACAGGGGTTTTTTAGGCACAGTTGATTATATATGGTGAGTAGGTTTCAGTCTATTTGTCTTGCTGATCAAAAGATAGTGGCGTAGCTTTCAAAGACTTCTTGAGCTGCAAAAGGAACATTTTAAATTGGCCAATGATTTGATTCAAATGTTACATCCCCAATTACTAGGGGTCTTGTGAACAAGTACCCTGATTGGATTGAATAACAAAGCTTAAAACAGGTGCAACTCCTTTCAAGCATGTTAACAAGTGCCCTTGAGGCATTCATTCACAAAGTCTTATTGTTTGTTGTTTACCTTTCCTGGCATAGAACAAGGTAGGGTAAATTGGAACGTTTGTGGCCATTTTGAATGCAGGCGCTCTGAAGGTCTCCAAACTGTCGGGGTGCTTGCTCCAATACCAAAGCATGCCATGCAGTGGACACCAGGATTTCCCACAAAGGTACATTCATTGATggttcattttaaaaaattatccacATTCTAAACTCCAGATAGACATATAATCGACTAGAATGTTGAGGTAATTTGATCACCTACCTGAAAGTTTATGCCTCTACATACCTTCTCTGTGCATGTGACTAAACAATAAACTGGTCCAAGAcccattaaattaatttttttgggtaaataactcATTAAATTATTGCTCATGCTTAGGGCATCTTTATTTCGGAATCCAATGTTATGGTGTTTCAGCAGCCTGATATTTGTAACAAGCTTGTGGCCCAAAATGTTGTTTATGTGCCTCTATATCACATGAATGGGAGTTTTGGATGGATAAACACAAAATGGAGATTAGCTAAATTAGATTTAATGAGGCTATGAATTATATTATAGAAGGAATATGTACATATGGGGATTATTAGAAAATAATATTCTTCCCTCCCTTCGTGGTGTTCGGGCATATTGGAGGTTTATGTTTATTAAGCCCTTGTTCTATCTAACGTCAGAAAGAAAGTTTCTGGTACTGTAAAATATGATAAGGATCCAGACGTCATTTTGATATTGAGGAAAGTAAATTCCATAAAGTATGTTTGATTGTTACTCATGCTTGGTTGAATCAAgcttctactccctccgtcccataaagtcCCATAAAGTCGGTCCCCTACGAAACTACGTGcaattttttgaacttaaaaataatgtatttagtaaataattttttgcttttcttgcaccattcaaaagatttcatcgagatttatcaaacaagatctatattgcacaaaaaattactacagtaagtacattatttttaagcttaaaaattgcgCTCAGTTTCATAGGGGACTAACtttatgagacggagggagtatctttttGGAAGGTTATCAAATTATATGCCAAATATCAAAGCTCTTTTGCTGGTGGGAAAAAGTTAATCTgcttcaatatatatatatatatatatatatatatatatatatatatatatattgagaacTTTTAGATAAACCTGTACCCATTTCCATCCTAGGTGGATGCACTCATTGGAGTAATACAAACCAAGCCTCTAGAAATTATACTTGGATATATTTCATATGCTGCAATTGGTTTCTGCTATAATGTCAATTTGTTGAATGTGTTCTTTAGAAATGGGGAAGCGATCACATTGCACTGGTTTCTGAATTGGCTTTCGTGAAAGACGGGAGCATTCAGAAGTCATAAGCTCCATGGCTGGCTGGCTTTCCGCATTTGGGTCTCCAGCAGCTTTTGCAACTCATGGTATGAACCCTTTACTCACCAGTTCTTGGTTTTGATTGCAGGCTTCGTTTTGGGTAGCATTCCTTTATATATGCActatttttctagtttttgtgTAGTTTAGTTAGAAGTCGTTTTGGACTAAAGACTAAATATAGTATGTCTTCTTGTGTTTTTTGATGGTTTCCAATGGTTTgtcctaaaaaaataaaataagctacAATTGTTTGGTCTAAATTATTTCCTTTAAACTCTTATTTGCTTTTTCTCCTTCACTTTTCTTACCACCTAACTTGTTTACGATGAGAATTTTGCTCCTACTTGAGTGTCATTTTTCGGTTCATCTTGTATACATTTTCTTCTTTACAATCCATTATTTGGTGGTACAAGCATACTTTTGTCCTTGCTTTTATTCCCACAAGCAAAAAATTAGAGTCTAAAGGACTGTTTACGTACAAACGAAAGAAATTTGAGCAGCATAAGAAACAAACAGAGCTAGTTTGCGGATTCTCAGCACTTCCATCTATGTAACATACATGCTCTCAAATTGTCTTCCATTAGATTACAACTCACAAAGTACAAATGTAGTTACATACGATTACATCCCAATTCTTTTGTTTCTACATATTGGACTACCCTTGTGCCAACATTAATCGACCCCATCATAGTTTCTTTCTATTGTCATCCCATAAACAATTCTTATGCTCATCTTGGTCCCGGTCCTAGTAGCTATCTCGTAAGTCCTCGTGATCGTCTTGCAGGGGAGGGTTATTGTTGAAGATGTTCAAAAAACATGCTCGATATCTTCCAGTGCCTCTCTAAACATGTACCCATTTGCATTCCATCTCGGGTCCGTGCTACTTATTGGATGGCGGCTGCCTTAACAAGAAGGGCTGTTCGACAAATCCCTACAAAGGAGAACAAGTACCCCCAGGCAGCCTTCAGACGTGGAAATTTGCGTCCCAGGACAAAAAGGAATACTTTAGAGGGCTCATTCCTCTCTTTGAAGCTACATTGGGTGCATGTTTGACGTTTCGAAGATTAGATGGAGAATGATAGAATGCTCAACAAATGTCGTCGTACGAATTGCGATGGAGATGGATTATAGTTGTTGCATCTATGGCAATCCATAATTACATTCCTAGGAGAAGTCCTAATGAGTACATGTATAGATAGGCTCTAGAAAATATCTTGACTACGTTTTTTAAGACATCCTCGACAAGAATCCCTTGTAGGAGGTCCTACAATAGGGCGATAAGGACCATGAACACAATGTGGATATGAACTCTTTGCGGGATGACATTATAGAGAAACTATGGCGGGCACTAGTATCTACTATAATGATAGTATTTGAGTTCTGCAATATGTTTGTTAAATAAATGGTTGTAATTGTGCCTATCTACTTTTGTACATTCTAATTTGTTGAAAGATAATTTGAGAGATCACGTACGCTTATGTAGATGGAGGTGCCAAGAATCTGAAAAATAGCTTTGTTTGTTTCTAACATTCCGCTGTTGTTTTATTATATTGTTCGTATAATACACTCTCATTCTATTGCCCTAATTTTGAGCTTGTGGAAGAAGAAATTAAAGGGCAAAAGTATGCTTTACCACCAAATATTTGGGTTGTGAAGGGAAAAAATAGTACACGACACGAACCAAAAAACTGAATCCATGAACAAAATTGATGATAAGAAAGTAGACCATAAAGCAAATAATTTATTGTttcatcaaaatttttttagaccaacaattaattaaataagacaaataaataaataattattttttgatattaaaaataaataatttagtcCAAATAGCTTCTTACTATTCTCAAAACCTTTGTTTCTTGTGGGTTGGGCCATAGGAGTTGTTCCCATTTCAACCTTTgattcttttgaaatttggatTCAGTGTCCGAACCATCCATTCtctttcttgaatattttcatgTAACTTATGTCATGTATCCTATCAAGTCCCCATGTATACTAACACAAAAGAACCATTGAAAAATGTGCATCTTAGACTTAGTTGTCTTGAGTATCTGTTTGTACTATCTGAAGAATCATAAAAGATGACCCTAGCCAATACATTATACCCCTGACCGAGCCAAAGCCTGTGGTTCTGATACCTGAAGAAGCTGAGATTCAATACCTCGAGAATATGGAGTGTGAATGGACAATCAAATGGGGGAGTCTTGTGGATGAATGGCTATAAAGGGAGGCCGCAGAACTCCATGCTGAAAACTAACCTGAACATGGAAATGAAATCATGGGAGCACTTCAAGATGACAATGAGTGGCTGTTGGCTCACGTTGATCAGTTGGACGCAGTCAACAATGAAGCAAAATACATTgttagtgtaacgccccgaattttgggtacgttaaataagatattttattgataaaatcaaatggagtctggctcgttattacaacaaaactcccataagagtttaatatttacacaaatggaggggggtTTTAGgattcctaactacagctcctcagctcctccattcttgccagctcctcagctccaaaagcttccatggtgatctgcttaccctgatcatctacaaaatctgacacattataccagcgtcgccaccgatataatatgtcagggtcaccaaaaggcaacaccgtgagctacaaaagctcagcagaaaaattccatacccgctaacccatagcttacaaacaacaggataTCATAAAACATctatttccacatgatacgtgtatacacagctaacaatgacacatccacattcgttaatcaactatcgttggtgtccaagattttctgtgtttctcctacgcgactcgtcgtagaccgtgtcaacattttcatttacaaatcaaactttcaaaatcatttgtttaacacacccaacctcggttctgccgttccggtctcccgagtatcctcacaatggttccgccgttccgggttcccattggcacacaaaaacatttgcattggctccgtaccgcggataaccaagccatacctcaccatggttccgccgctccgggttcccatgggaacgcacacatttcaaaaccctcggttccgccgctccgggttcccgagtatcccacaatggttccgccgctccgggttcccgagtattcccacaatgattccgccgctccgggttctcattgggttttcgaaaaactaaaccctcggttccgccgctccgggttcccgagtatccccacaatgattctgccactccgggttctcattgggtttttcacaaatcttacttttacacacgcacaccactcacataatgccacccaaaatcggtcaatatgtagtttcaaaatatttccttcctcggaaaatatttcctttcattaatcacaccctaggtgccatgtttctacttctcgattctcgtgtctcgttacacgcaaagactccgcggtaggacaaaaataagcatgaaacattctaacaagatcatccaaatttatattacttatcacactcaatcaccacttatagcataacgccacatgtacggacgcccttggagtgtatcacttatgctttattcaaagcacaacgccacatgtacggacgtctttggagtgaaatcactaatgctttatcacaccacaagtaatacaagcaacttatatatacatactcatatccatcttaaaaattaaaatacaaatacttataaacaaacgataagttctatcttagtaattcaaaacaacaacgttacacttgagtaagtaagtaaataggaagtaagtaaggatttctttaccgttcttctaggcggtagtaatggctacggaaagtacgtcggtggttgggcggagtaacttcctacggtatgccttcgggagcttcgaaagagaaaggtctctctcgaaacctaatcttgactaacactactctactttatggatcgaagggtggtcgagtggcggtctagtggcggctttggatgagtttcttgaagaacacaagaagaactcaagaacaagaagaacaaaagaaagaacaagatttttctagagagaagttggagcaatgagaaggtgtgagttgaatggcatgggaatggctctatttataggcaaaaccttggccctctcctctctctcaaggccgccccccccccccccccccctctctccatacttcaatttttgacacttgtcatgcacttatggaagatcaaaggctaaatggcaggcttgcatggctagtttgtcCTTAGATTTGATCTTTGaaagatttgttggaaaaaaaagagacaatggtacaagatttgggtattaatcaatttgatacttgtacaaaagaggacaatggtggttatACCTTGGCTAGGAagagactagaatgggttggcattaggcaaaatagacttaggcctaattcGGTAGCTTTTACAACTACACAACACATCACAcatcactctcactctctccctctccaaccggccaactctctctctcggcgctctctcctctctctctcctagtacactacatacacacacacacacacacacacatatatatatatatatatatatatatatatatatatatatatatatatatttacaaagtgcaagaaaacaataaacaaaagttACTTTTGTACTTGAGTCAAGGAAATTTGAAGGCTAAGTTTTCCtattaaacaaataaataagcacatgttggagtaaactaataaactagtgtactaatgtactgtAGGAAGAtaaactccccaataaattaatccaattgggtacaaaatcccaatataaaataataacagGGCACTAGGAGAATCTTaagccttaaaggctactaagtacttttataataaaatattatgtactttatcacatggggtttaagaaaaagactagtttaatacacccatgtacttattttgaaagatggacctattacccaatggacaataaatcccctaacttttattgtccaatggacaatagttattAGGGAACTTTTattgtaaaataatcaaaaagtactttaaagcatgtgacaaaagccctatatttaaatataggtgtggtaccaagtacccaattaaataaaaggctaggattctccccattagtttataatagagtacaagtactagtttaataaataaagtactttaaaaatctagggtttagatataccccaatattttaatgcataaaatcacatgggaatccaaatcttgattattaaaataaaacattgtacttggtaggaagattaaggctatttacccaatgggtaataaatttcctagcggttaataaccaaagggtaaaaaaaatacaagtactttttatcttaaaataagattttgaaagactacatgtactttaaacaaatataataatgaaaagcttattgtccaatggacaaagattaccctaaccattatggaccaatgggtaatggaaAATGTTCAagaggtccaaaaggttcatctagtaactaggtgagttggttgctcgattcctccaagtagtcggtttagaaactaactaaattggtcaagtagggtttctagtcgagagttaaccaaaatctaactacgatgaaaattttaacaaggaatcatatagccactcaagagaaaataagtaatttaaataaaattcaaatatttaacgaaatttttattgaccaaaattcaggggcgttacagttaGCGATCAACTTCCAAAACCCGTTGTCCACATCCATGACATGTCTGGCATTTCAGTTGCCATTTTGAGAAGCAAGACTTGTGGGGAGATGACGACGCAATTGGCCTTTTGGTTGGAGGAGAAGAGTGGACTTTCATAAGGCCACGCTGGATATAGGAGATGATTTGTGGGCCTGCGAGACTGTGGAAGAATTGGGGGAAGCCTTGACTACGACTCAGACTcgacaaaggaaagcgcaaaGTCGATACCGACCTTGTTGATCTGTACAATGATCATCTTGATTTGTGGGGGAAAAGCATACCCGAAGTTGGTAAACCATGTGACAAAGAGCAAACGCGTTTACCAGCCTTCCTAATGagttagtgtagctcaacccttcattttAGGTGTGAATCTGGAGCAGTAGCTTAGAGTGATGTGCATGCATACAAGTGCATTATTTTGAAAGCAGAAGAAGAGAAGATACTTAGTTTTTCTTTGACAATCACTTTTTGGAAGGTTTAATGAAACTTCTCATTTTCAGGCTTTTGACTATGTGGCGTTGTAAACCTTCTTGAACCTTCTTAACTCTTGTATTTACGGTATATTGGGTCGTAGTGCCTCACGatgtaatatttttaaactcTTGGGGTTGGAACTGTAATGTATGGAACTGAAAATGATAAACTCTTTTGGGTTTGATGTATATTGTTGTGAGGatttttatttaagtaaaagttattttatttatgtttaaaatcgagggcgtgacacacCTCCTATGTATAATTATGTGCTTTGAACATTATTTTTGGTTCCTAGAAAGgccccatgcatcaaaacaaagCAATAGAAAAATATGCTGTAAACCGGAGTTAATCTTACAGCCGCAACACCGAACATTGCGGTGCCACCTTGCGGTTGGAACCCCAGTACCGACCTTGTGATTGGACCTTGCGATTACAACCTTTGACTGCGTTGACCTTGCGGCCGCAAACTCAATCTGGCGGTTGAAACCCTAAACTTTGCGGTTCCATTTCTGCAACTTTAAAAGTGTTATGAAGGGCCTCCGGCATAGTTTTATGAGCTGTTTTGACACCCATTAATTGTTTTATTGATATTTAACTGCTACACCATGCAACCCTAGCACCATACGAGCAGATTTGATGCCTAGACATCCCGTGCAATCATTGTACGAGTTGATTTAATGCCTGAACATTGTTATATTAAGGGCATCTGTATCAGTGTCGCTTCTTCTTCCCTTAGATTAAACAAGAGAGGAAATCCTCCATTTTTGAGCTGCATTAGGCTCGCTTCTTGGGGGCTTCAAAATAAAATTGCCACAGTAACTCGTCAACAAAGACGAGCCACTGTTCCTTCATTTCTGATTTTTATATTATTTCCCAATTTACTCCATCAAAAATCAACCAATAATCCTTCCCTCAAGTCTTCTTCCCGGCAAAACTGTGACAGTTTGtggtgtgtgtatgtgtttgggagagagaggggtcaaCCCATAGTTACCGTCGCCGGAGCCAGAACAGATCTGGACAGAAATCGATTGGGTTTTGGACTGAAATCAATACGAACTGAATTTGGACTAAATCAATCTGGACTGAACATTATCGTCGCCGGAGCAGTTGGGTTTTGGACTGAAATTGATTTgttgatttgtgggtttttttgattctttgatttttcgtttTCTGGTTTTTTGGGGTCGTGGGTTGAGAGGAAGAAAGagtaaagttagagagagagaagggggagggAATAGCTTTGTTTGCTGCCAGCTGGTTTGGTTTATCATAAAAATGGTTTTgccgttgaattttttttttttttgaataaggaaatTATATTTCTAATGGGATAACTTTAATATAGAGAGGCTGATAtagtagacattttaaaagtgagtagctaaagtaataaagtgactttttaaggtgtaatttggtccaaaatttaaagaGGCTAGTGTGGATGCTCAGCTGTTTACTGTCTTTTCATGCCATCTTATCACCCAAAAGAATTTGGATATTACTAGAAATAATGTGATGTACATGCTAGTTCGGACTTAGACCCATTAGTTGGTTTACAGTGAGAGAAATTACGCAGACGTTGTTATGGTtgatgaaaaaggaaaacatataAAAGGTTGTGGGTTTagtaggaccttgagggcaaTTTGAAAGACCCAGTATAGCTAGGGTAGCCAAGCaagacctcaggggtagcctgatAAGACCTCAGgaattgagggtagcctagcagaaCCTtcagggcagcctgatggacctaaaATTTTGAAGGTAACCCACTAGGTCCTCATGATATTGaaggtagcctagcaggacttGTAAAGTATGTTCAACGAAATTCCGAGTTTTGAATGTGATGAATACTATCGTGCTGGAATGATTATAAAATGTGAGATTCTAGAAAAAGAAGGTACTTTAAAGGCTAGTTAATGGATTTACTTACTTGATGCTTACTGCTCTATTGTTTTCATATGAACTGTTATAAACTGCTTAGCTGTAAGTTAAGGGGGATAGTAAGGGTTTTATCCATCGATAGTTAATTGACGGCGTTTTATATGCTAGGTACCAAAGAGG
This genomic window contains:
- the LOC131331943 gene encoding carbon catabolite repressor protein 4 homolog 6 isoform X5 gives rise to the protein MKRPSAPSLQLLAAAESSAVMSSRRPAYRGIQYQIRRGVSDQSYSSSRGQFVTGDSHFQSVSDANRGFRPVEDAPNFHNQYWPCNTPPHFYPPPYSHPPPPPPFNTPPSSNPHPPPFNRGFRPPQQFWPRPPKPLDYRNWEYPKLRPPPHCERFKVLSYNILADYLANNHRSKLYFHIPPKMLEWEWRKRNIIFELGLWSADILCFQEIDKFQDLEEELKLRGYSGIWKVRTGAPVDGCAIFWRVSRFKLLHEECIEFNKLGLRDNVAQICVLESLNQNNTKDMPALPSSLTGSNKVVICNIHVLYNPRRGEIKLGQLRVLLDRAHAVSKLWDDAPVVLSGDFNCTPKSPLYNYIAEQKLNLSDLPRDKLSGQASAEIHPPMQVSLGIRAQQADSRGGALLVVDPRELSRSGSPLVVQQQSRPERKSVNLPSVNSLSQPQCVRTGSNLYASNPNSGRCGNEEVDSYKDETPDGGLRESLCSSQNNVGVFVEQMKKTHSENICSNSIGTELIKETCQDTLDGCNNVFHSLVSIGGLKDTAISPRNEGKVSGALRKDAYEFTSVDSRHEDLTVAEHEKQMQAPINAQFDSFIEPSEPILKTENRISSCEKSKLSSLSSNDNTDAITDPTPSDYMIGGKMENLPLEDLPETDAGDKVFDEDSTKFLSELCDGNESFSSNISHAVRSDLVESDESFRKTEPDNALNFRYDPSAWTPMEIETATGNADCTFVEHPLKLRSTYAEVEDCSGTRDSNGEPLVTSYNRGFLGTVDYIWRSEGLQTVGVLAPIPKHAMQWTPGFPTKKWGSDHIALVSELAFVKDGSIQKS
- the LOC131331943 gene encoding carbon catabolite repressor protein 4 homolog 6 isoform X2, which gives rise to MKRPSAPSLQLLAAAESSAVMSSRRPAYRGIQYQIRRGVSDQSYSSSRGQFVTGDSHFQSVSDANRGFRPVEDAPNFHNQYWPCNTPPHFYPPPYSHPPPPPPFNTPPSSNPHPPPFNRGFRPPQQFWPRPPKPLDYRNWEYPKLRPPPHCERFKVLSYNILADYLANNHRSKLYFHIPPKMLEWEWRKRNIIFELGLWSADILCFQVRTGAPVDGCAIFWRVSRFKLLHEECIEFNKLGLRDNVAQICVLESLNQNNTKDMPALPSSLTGSNKVVICNIHVLYNPRRGEIKLGQLRVLLDRAHAVSKLWDDAPVVLSGDFNCTPKSPLYNYIAEQKLNLSDLPRDKLSGQASAEIHPPMQVSLGIRAQQADSRGGALLVVDPRELSRSGSPLVVQQQSRPERKSVNLPSVNSLSQPQCVRTGSNLYASNPNSGRCGNEEVDSYKDETPDGGLRESLCSSQNNVGVFVEQMKKTHSENICSNSIGTELIKETCQDTLDGCNNVFHSLVSIGGLKDTAISPRNEGKVSGALRKDAYEFTSVDSRHEDLTVAEHEKQMQAPINAQFDSFIEPSEPILKTENRISSCEKSKLSSLSSNDNTDAITDPTPSGISSTEISSSSTVEVSATGSSESFSSLLDAKDKDNPSNFSKVNVSRELTSTDYMIGGKMENLPLEDLPETDAGDKVFDEDSTKFLSELCDGNESFSSNISHAVRSDLVESDESFRKTEPDNALNFRYDPSAWTPMEIETATGNADCTFVEHPLKLRSTYAEVEDCSGTRDSNGEPLVTSYNRGFLGTVDYIWRSEGLQTVGVLAPIPKHAMQWTPGFPTKKWGSDHIALVSELAFVKDGSIQKS